In the genome of Pseudomonadota bacterium, the window GACCTTTGTAAAAGTTCATAAGGCTTCCTCCTTAATTGGGTATTTTGGTTCCTCTCAAACCGATTCTACCATGTCTGGAGGAGGCCTTGAATAGTATCAAGTAGATGCAGCCAATCGGCCTGAAATCAGGCCTCTGGCTGATCTTTGTGTTATGTGAAATAATTTAATGTTAATGAATACAAAAATGATATAATAAAAACACTATGCCGACCATCTCTATGTTTTACGGAATCATAATCCGTATGTACTGTTCTCCGGGAGAGCATAACCCTCCGCACATTCATGCATATTACCAGGATTTCATGGCAATCATTGATGTTATTGCTTGCGAGGTATCGACAGGAAATCTACCCCCAAGACAAACAAAGCTTGTTCTGGCTTGGGCAGAAATCCACAAGGACGAGCTATTGGCAGATTGGAAACTGGCCTCAAAAGGCGAACTTCCTTTTCCAATCGAGCCCTTGAGATAGAGGAAGGTAGACATG includes:
- a CDS encoding DUF4160 domain-containing protein encodes the protein MPTISMFYGIIIRMYCSPGEHNPPHIHAYYQDFMAIIDVIACEVSTGNLPPRQTKLVLAWAEIHKDELLADWKLASKGELPFPIEPLR